GATAGCAAATCGCCGATGCTTGGATATAAAGCGCCGTTTGAATTAAATACGCTTGAGCTACTTGACCGCGATAGGATAAAGACAAAGTATTACTTTAGATTAAAAGTCGAAGATAAAATGGGTGTGCTAGCAAAGATCACAAATTTAATGAGCGAAAATAACTTATCGATCGATAGCATACTTCAAAAACCAAAAGATGAGAGCGAATTTGCGGTATTGTTCTTTACGACACATACGAGTCTTGAGGCTGATGTAAGAAGGACAATTGAAATTTTAAAAGAGCAAGAGTATATAAAAGAAGAGCCATTTATGATGAGGATCGAGGAGTAGCTTGGGGTTAAAAGAGTATCTCTTTGGCAAAAGCTCAGAAGATAGGGCGTGTAAATTTTTACAAAAGCTTGGTTTTGTCATTTTAGAGAGAAATTTTCACTCTAAATTTGGTGAGATCGACATCATCGCGCTAAGTAGCGATAAAATTTTACACTTTATAGAGGTAAAAGCAACTAGCGGAGGATACGAAGTAGAGTATAGGCTAAACAAGGCAAAATATATGAAAATTTTAAAAACTATAAATTTTTATATGATGAAAAATGAGCCAAATAGAGATTTTCAAGTCGATTTACTCGTCATAAAAAATGAAGATTTAGAACTGATAGAAAATATTAGTTTATAATAAAATTTATTATTTAGATAAAATTTAAATTTAATTTGTATAATTGCCACATTTTAAAAATAAGGAGAAAAAATGGGAAAATACATCGAACTTACAAAAGAAAATTTTGATGTTACAAAAGAAGGCGTTGCTTTAGTAGACTTTTGGGCTCCATGGTGCGG
This is a stretch of genomic DNA from Campylobacter concisus. It encodes these proteins:
- a CDS encoding YraN family protein, encoding MGLKEYLFGKSSEDRACKFLQKLGFVILERNFHSKFGEIDIIALSSDKILHFIEVKATSGGYEVEYRLNKAKYMKILKTINFYMMKNEPNRDFQVDLLVIKNEDLELIENISL